A segment of the Lolium perenne isolate Kyuss_39 chromosome 3, Kyuss_2.0, whole genome shotgun sequence genome:
TAACTGACGATCCACATGCTTCCATATGCTTACTATCTCACTTGCATGCAAATAGAGCCGATTATATTTCagttactccctccggttcaaaatAATTTCCCAAATACAGATAtatctagacatgttttagtgtgtagatacattcaTTTTTAAACAAGTattttgaaccggagggagtattataaGAAAGTATGTGAGGTTGGACCATATGGTTGCCATTCAGTTCAGTTATATGACTGCATAGAAGATTCACTACTTCATAATGACATCAATATTCATGACACTCTCCTAGACTTTTATCGTCCTGCTTTTCTTCTCTTAACTGGGGTACACCTATTTGGCAGTGCAGCAAACATAGAAGAATGCATGCAGAAAATCCAGCCTATCAAATACGGTCAGGAGGTTTGCTTCAATGGCATGTTGATGCTGAAAGCCTCTAGTTCTGGCCTGGAGCTTGGCAATTGTGCCTGGTCATTAGAAGGTCCAAGAGCAAGTATTACCTACTTGCCAAGCACAGTGTTTGTGTCAGCCCATGCCTTAGATTGTGACTATAACTCGCTGAAGGAAAATGATGTTATTTTGTTTTCGGATTTCTCATCCTTTAATGTcatggatgaggatgatgagaATCTGGGTGAGAATGCAATGCTTTGTGATGACTCAGTGTCAAGGTATGCTAGTTTGTTTCACTTCTGTTTCTTATGACTTGCATATGTGTTAATAATAACCTTCTCTGCATTTCTTTTGCATCGAATGTTACTTCAAATCTTCAAGGGATGATGGTGTTGGTGAGGATGAAAACGTCCAGACCCTGTGTAAGAATGATGACATTGCAGAGGAGATTGAGAGAATCAGCTTCATATGTTCATCTATAATAGATGCGATAAAATCTGGAGGTTCTGTTTTAGTACCAATAGAACGACTTGGTGTTATTCTCTTAATCTTGGAGCTTATGTCAGAAACTCTACATTCTTTCGACGTGAAGGTAATTGCAGTCATTAACCCCTTGTAATCATATAGCGGATTCATTGTTTAAAATAGTATCATCATATATTTGTATTCTGCATGCTTAATGCCCTCTGTCCATGTTTACCTCAATTAAAGCGGGACTAGTTAAATATTGTTAAAATATGTTTGTACTCTGTTTAATGCACTTTGTGAGCACCAGCATATACTTTGTTTAGGATATGCATGGTTTCGCTAATGTTAAATGTCAAGTTGACAATGCCTGACTCACATTCAACTGGCTGTTTGATAATTGGCATTAAAAAGAGGATTTAGAGATGCATGTGGTACAACGGGTGTTTAATTCTACAGTGTAGTCATATTAAATATTGAGCTCCTTCTTTAGTTCTACAACATGAAGCAATAGGCCCATTCCAAATCACTATATTTTCTCTGTATATCACCCATTTGTTTTCCCTCATGTTTTTCATCTGTTGTTTTGGTCTGACATTTTGTTCCTGTTTGAGTCAGGTACCTATATTTATCATTTCTGGTGCAGCAGAAAAAATGATTGCCTTTACCAATGCTGTGCCAGAATGGCTATGCAAGCCACGCCAAGAAAAGGTCAGTCCCTTCTCACTATGCTAGTCTTGGAGTCTTGCCATATGAACTTAACATGGTCTTACTGGAACTTTGTTTATCCTGCAGCTATTCTCAGGAGAGGCATTATTTGGCCATGTGGAGCTTTTGAAGGAAGGGAAGTTATTTATGTTCCCTCATCTATACTCAAAGGGCATGCTGTAAGAAGTTTATCAAAAATTTGTCTGTTAGTTTTTACCACTATACAAAATTATACATGATAGGTAACCTTAAGATCGTTTTGTTTAGGACCAAAACTGTTACTTGTTCTTGTATTCTACATTTCTACTCTCCTTATAGAAGCTAGGTACTGCCTGTTTCTTATTTTGGTTGTATGTTAATTTACACAGGCCCAACAATATTTGATTGTTATGTATAGCATCGTTTATGGAACATTTCATGTTCTGTATTCAAATATGAGCTCACTTGAACAGTTGGACTTCAGTTACTTTTGATCTGctgttccttttttttttctgcTGTGTAACAACACTCGAATCATGTCAGGGCAGCATGGAAGGAGCCTTGCATTGTATTTTGTCCAGACTTGAGCCTCAGGCATGGCACAGTCGTCCATTTGCTTCGTCGGTGGCATGCAGATAAACGAAATCTTCTTATTTTGGAAGTAAACAAGTGTCTAATCTTTGTATCAAACCTAGCATAGTTTGACTGCACTGTAATGCTAATTTCATAATTATTTTATCTGCAGCAAGGAGTTGATAATGAGTTAGCTCTTAAGCCTTTCATGCCTGTCTCAATCCAgatcctcgagtgttctttccttTCTGGAATAAAGTATGCTGCAATGTCGAAGCTTATGCTTTCTAATTCATATTACCAAAGCAGAACATGTATATGAAAAACTTGACTTTCTTGTTGACAGGGCGTGGAAAGTTAATCCATTACTGACAGTTCTCAAACCGAAGCTTATTCTGGTATGCTATTGCTTATTTTTCTTGCATCCATCCAGTGGAGCTACTCTTCTCCAAGCCAGCGATTAGTTAGTTATGCTTTACTTCCCTGTGCAGTTTCCTGAAGAAATGAAGTTACGGTGCCCACTGAAGGAGGGCGCTCCATGGCCATGCCTGTATTACTCCAAGGGCAAGACCATCGAGGTCCCGAACACACGAGAAGAATTCGAGGTGCGACTCGCAGCCAACGTGGCCCTTAGGTTGCAGCCTAGGCAGCTGGACGGGACTGTTGCTGTCGCTAGGTTGAGAGCAAAGCTCCATCTCAGCAACGGACAGTATATGCTGGTTGCTCCCAAGGATCAGTCTGATGACCAAACGAAGCGGCCGTTGATGCACTGGGGAGCTGTTGATGCAGGCCATGTTTTGTCGGCGTTGCGAGAGAAGGGGATGTCATGTGCTTTTTCTGTAGATGATGTTGGTTTGGTAGGTTCTGAGCGCTCTATTTTGGTTACTAGTCCGGGAGATGCTCTGGTGAAGATAACGTCTGAAAAAACCGTTATTTACTGCGATGATGAAGGAACAAGCAAGCAAATTTATGATGCTCTCGGTAGCGTTTGTAATGGAATCTAATTACGTGCTACTATATGATTATGAAAAGGATAGATGTGGAATGTTATGATCTGGTTTTCGCAGAGAAATTGATGGGGATTGGAATGGTCTGTTGGAAATGTAAGACCAACTAAGTTGAACAGTGATAATCCCTCAAACAAAAAGTTAGTTGGTCTGACGAAACACGCTTCTGACTGTCTGAAAACACAGTTGTGTTTTCTGTCCTTGTGGAAGCTTCTGATGGTGATGGGTGAGTTGCCATGGAGCTACCGTATTCTCGAAATGTTTTGTTTGTCCCTTTTGTTTGTTAACTCTTACCTGCTTGGATGAATCAGCATATTGGTTGACCCTATCGGCAAGAATTCTTGGCTATGTTTTAAAGATGTGATTTTCTTCCTTCGC
Coding sequences within it:
- the LOC127345281 gene encoding uncharacterized protein, which gives rise to MKLTCLASPGGGGGYHAPASHLLELEGLRLLLDCPVDLSCLAAFAPVPLDAGSGDAGDLICAVPYYWSPAVAAAAKAGGVDAVLVSSATGMLGLPFLTRLPSFANTKVYVTEVASKIGKLMMAELVEMHSQFVSFYGPDMDGIPKWMEGEKQSKLMSMLQKIGIEDERNDLSPLMPLYSAANIEECMQKIQPIKYGQEVCFNGMLMLKASSSGLELGNCAWSLEGPRASITYLPSTVFVSAHALDCDYNSLKENDVILFSDFSSFNVMDEDDENLGENAMLCDDSVSRDDGVGEDENVQTLCKNDDIAEEIERISFICSSIIDAIKSGGSVLVPIERLGVILLILELMSETLHSFDVKVPIFIISGAAEKMIAFTNAVPEWLCKPRQEKLFSGEALFGHVELLKEGKLFMFPHLYSKGMLAAWKEPCIVFCPDLSLRHGTVVHLLRRWHADKRNLLILEQGVDNELALKPFMPVSIQILECSFLSGIKAWKVNPLLTVLKPKLILFPEEMKLRCPLKEGAPWPCLYYSKGKTIEVPNTREEFEVRLAANVALRLQPRQLDGTVAVARLRAKLHLSNGQYMLVAPKDQSDDQTKRPLMHWGAVDAGHVLSALREKGMSCAFSVDDVGLVGSERSILVTSPGDALVKITSEKTVIYCDDEGTSKQIYDALGSVCNGI